The following are encoded together in the Phaeobacter porticola genome:
- a CDS encoding sulfotransferase, producing the protein MSDTPSTLPLNPHTQVGPTLVGIGAQKCASTFIHTALGAHPDAAVSDPKELDFFSAYFDRGYQWYRSHFAHGADKPVRFEASPSYFYDPRCPERLNAFDPSIKVICLLRDPVARAYSNHLHEVIKGHIPPLPFCDAVADNPAYLEQGLYSRHLGRWLAAVGPDRVLVMLAEEISADPVSAAQQVYRFAGLDDDHTSPVLHERRNESDRARLPALRKVLRAGGDHLRKAGLEDTLARLKTTGPVSAILRANSQNMREVVPPLSDTDITNLRAYFAEDLRQLPALLRRDSLPWDSWVAVHANDT; encoded by the coding sequence ATGTCCGACACGCCCTCAACCCTGCCGCTAAACCCACATACGCAGGTTGGTCCCACACTGGTAGGTATCGGTGCGCAGAAATGCGCCTCCACCTTTATACACACAGCCCTTGGGGCGCACCCGGATGCAGCTGTTTCAGATCCCAAAGAACTGGATTTCTTCAGCGCCTATTTTGATCGCGGCTATCAGTGGTATCGCAGCCATTTTGCCCATGGTGCCGACAAGCCCGTCAGGTTTGAGGCCTCCCCTTCTTATTTTTATGACCCCCGCTGCCCAGAACGATTGAACGCCTTTGATCCATCAATCAAAGTTATCTGCCTGCTGCGTGACCCCGTGGCCCGCGCCTATTCCAATCACCTGCACGAAGTGATCAAGGGGCACATTCCCCCCCTGCCCTTTTGCGACGCGGTTGCCGACAATCCTGCCTATCTGGAGCAGGGACTGTACAGCCGTCATCTGGGGCGTTGGCTTGCAGCCGTAGGACCAGATCGTGTTCTGGTGATGCTGGCAGAGGAAATCAGCGCTGATCCCGTAAGCGCCGCACAGCAGGTCTATCGCTTTGCCGGGCTTGACGACGACCACACTTCACCGGTGCTGCACGAGCGACGCAACGAAAGTGATCGCGCCCGTCTTCCTGCCCTGCGCAAGGTGCTGCGCGCAGGTGGCGATCATCTGCGCAAGGCAGGTTTGGAGGATACGTTGGCACGGCTAAAAACCACGGGTCCAGTCTCAGCAATATTGCGCGCCAACAGCCAGAATATGCGCGAGGTAGTTCCGCCCCTCTCAGACACTGACATAACCAATTTGCGCGCCTATTTCGCAGAAGATCTCCGTCAGTTGCCCGCCCTACTGCGGCGAGACAGTCTGCCGTGGGACAGTTGGGTCGCAGTACATGCCAATGACACCTAA
- a CDS encoding DnaA N-terminal domain-containing protein, with protein sequence MLASKPVGRQAPALKYDILTAMGTYALSLEKGPQRLVLRFMTLMTARYNWQRDQLAVGQREIARMWSVDERTVKREMAKLRALGWLLVKRQGARGRVTEYGFDLERILADTRSCWAAVGPDFDHRMSGSNNAPEKNVVPLMTGTQAAAPDISDGSEWSLAKTVLHQEDAATYTAWIQALTRESRAGGRLILRAPSRFHANYVTANLQERLLAACHDIDADVEMLTILS encoded by the coding sequence ATGCTCGCCAGCAAACCCGTCGGGCGTCAAGCTCCGGCATTAAAATATGATATCCTCACAGCAATGGGGACCTATGCGCTATCTCTTGAAAAGGGACCCCAACGTCTGGTCCTGCGCTTCATGACATTGATGACAGCCCGCTACAATTGGCAACGGGACCAGCTGGCCGTCGGCCAACGTGAAATCGCCCGGATGTGGTCTGTCGATGAACGCACCGTCAAGCGTGAGATGGCAAAGTTGCGCGCACTAGGATGGCTGCTGGTGAAACGGCAAGGTGCCCGTGGCCGAGTGACGGAATATGGATTTGATCTGGAACGTATCCTTGCGGACACCCGCAGTTGCTGGGCTGCTGTCGGGCCTGACTTTGATCACAGGATGAGCGGTAGCAACAACGCACCCGAGAAAAATGTGGTCCCTCTGATGACCGGCACCCAAGCCGCTGCGCCGGACATTAGTGATGGCAGCGAATGGAGCCTTGCAAAGACTGTATTACATCAAGAGGACGCTGCGACGTACACTGCCTGGATACAGGCTCTCACGCGTGAGAGCAGGGCGGGAGGCCGTCTCATTCTACGCGCGCCCAGTCGGTTCCACGCCAACTATGTTACCGCAAATCTGCAAGAGAGATTGCTAGCTGCCTGTCACGACATCGATGCGGATGTAGAAATGCTAACGATTCTGTCTTGA
- a CDS encoding O-antigen ligase family protein encodes MTLTVDPDTPPPRTRHSVLRRRMSGGWWLTRGHLHMAYLILAAMSGTGVVYRLGFQSPGWMALYALTILWYLRDWRQSAAILWQAWPVLMPCVIAMASTLWSVNPPVTAYRSFQLTMTTLIAVRIASAIPAHHTMIVVSLTSAVGVALSYLNSIVTFLSPAFHPNGALKGIYMHKNSLAKATVNAAHGLVTLGFYWRLSILGMLAAALMIPVLGMAQSAGAYVTFAILAIYVPVLWIRRWGGTARRVALLFSLMVLFLVPLAIYISGIDALGLLLERLGKDSTLTGRTVIWAFGLEEIANAPIGGVGFGAFWSVPSYARLYIEAYVDEGLYWFHNSYIELMVGNGLLGAVTFFGLLIAVVIRCFRWYLQDGSVTSGYYLFYVLINLVAALSDNVIYNEHSIRHMLIAMAWIYAGRALGRWRDVPPRI; translated from the coding sequence ATGACACTGACGGTTGACCCGGACACGCCTCCACCGCGCACCCGGCACTCTGTGCTGCGACGGCGGATGTCCGGTGGCTGGTGGTTGACGCGCGGCCATCTGCATATGGCCTATCTGATTTTGGCGGCGATGTCGGGCACCGGGGTGGTCTATCGGCTGGGGTTTCAGTCCCCGGGCTGGATGGCGCTCTATGCGTTGACGATCCTGTGGTATCTGCGCGACTGGCGGCAGAGTGCTGCGATCCTGTGGCAAGCCTGGCCGGTGCTGATGCCCTGCGTTATTGCTATGGCCTCCACCCTGTGGAGCGTTAACCCGCCAGTCACCGCCTACCGCAGTTTTCAGCTGACGATGACGACGTTGATCGCGGTGCGCATCGCCTCTGCCATTCCAGCCCATCATACGATGATTGTGGTCAGCCTGACCTCCGCCGTAGGGGTGGCCCTGTCCTATCTGAATTCCATCGTGACGTTTCTGTCGCCAGCGTTTCATCCCAATGGGGCGTTGAAGGGCATTTATATGCACAAAAATTCCCTCGCCAAGGCGACAGTGAATGCGGCGCATGGGCTGGTAACGCTGGGGTTCTACTGGCGGCTGTCGATATTGGGCATGCTTGCGGCGGCGCTGATGATCCCGGTGCTGGGCATGGCACAATCAGCGGGGGCCTATGTGACCTTTGCTATCCTCGCGATCTATGTGCCGGTGCTGTGGATCCGCCGCTGGGGCGGGACAGCGCGGCGGGTTGCGCTGCTGTTTTCGCTGATGGTGCTGTTTCTGGTGCCGCTCGCGATTTATATCTCAGGCATTGACGCGCTGGGGCTGCTGCTGGAGCGTTTGGGCAAGGACAGCACGTTGACCGGGCGCACGGTGATCTGGGCCTTTGGGCTGGAAGAAATCGCCAACGCGCCGATTGGGGGCGTTGGGTTTGGGGCCTTCTGGTCGGTGCCGTCTTATGCGCGGCTGTATATTGAGGCCTATGTTGACGAAGGGCTTTATTGGTTCCACAACAGCTATATCGAGCTGATGGTCGGCAATGGCTTACTGGGGGCGGTAACCTTCTTTGGCCTGCTGATCGCCGTCGTGATCCGTTGTTTCCGCTGGTACTTGCAGGACGGTAGCGTGACCTCCGGGTATTACCTGTTCTACGTATTGATCAATCTGGTCGCGGCGCTGTCTGACAATGTGATTTATAACGAACATTCCATCCGCCACATGCTGATCGCCATGGCCTGGATTTATGCCGGGCGGGCATTGGGACGCTGGCGAGATGTGCCGCCTCGGATCTGA
- a CDS encoding glycosyltransferase family 2 protein, with protein sequence MQEPVGQGPLISIIMANHQGAAYLKAALHSVLAQTYANWELIFADDASRDGSQDIMREAAKRDNRVRVLLHDRLSGPAAARNRALASAQGDWLAICDSDDVMHPDRLRRLVAAAEKLGADAVADDMIHFATEPLATPRSVLGTDMPDQPRKIGPVDMLRVPEPGERSGQLGYLKPLISRSALGALRYDEGLQIGEDQDLYLRFLMQGAQMWVLPEALYLYRRHPASLSYRSSHAQVAAAVAAMEALRDRLMGEQDVEIEKILLKRHRVLQGRLRFETLVEHLKKRRFAVAVLQLLRRPSLILRLAQIITVRARAKAAGDGARKASKQAVEVVHLVGPNGVMPKCVSGRCMEVPDPVADVGYSDLWAELCQLASRTTLTLTYGDAAGLSAAWRVPAAVHILARCNVASELPPPPQVIGDD encoded by the coding sequence ATGCAGGAACCGGTGGGGCAGGGGCCGTTGATTTCGATCATCATGGCCAATCATCAGGGTGCGGCCTATCTGAAGGCAGCGCTGCATTCGGTGCTGGCGCAAACCTATGCCAACTGGGAATTGATTTTTGCGGATGACGCGTCTCGGGATGGATCGCAGGACATCATGCGGGAGGCAGCCAAACGTGACAATCGTGTGCGTGTGCTGTTGCATGATAGGCTAAGTGGCCCGGCGGCGGCGCGCAATAGGGCGCTGGCTTCCGCGCAAGGTGATTGGTTGGCGATATGCGATTCCGATGATGTGATGCACCCGGACCGACTGCGGCGGTTGGTGGCCGCAGCGGAGAAGCTGGGGGCGGATGCAGTTGCTGATGACATGATACATTTCGCGACGGAGCCGCTGGCTACGCCGCGTAGTGTCCTTGGTACGGATATGCCGGATCAGCCGCGCAAAATCGGCCCCGTTGACATGCTGCGCGTGCCGGAACCTGGGGAGCGTAGCGGGCAGCTTGGATATTTAAAGCCGTTGATCAGTCGATCCGCGCTGGGGGCGTTACGATACGACGAAGGGTTGCAGATCGGGGAGGATCAGGACCTCTATCTGCGGTTCCTAATGCAAGGCGCGCAGATGTGGGTGTTGCCAGAGGCGCTGTACCTCTACCGTCGCCACCCGGCGTCACTGTCCTATCGTTCAAGCCACGCACAAGTGGCAGCGGCAGTGGCCGCGATGGAGGCGTTGCGTGATCGGCTGATGGGTGAACAAGATGTTGAAATTGAAAAGATATTGCTAAAAAGGCATAGAGTTTTACAAGGGCGGCTACGGTTCGAAACTTTGGTAGAACACCTGAAAAAACGTCGCTTTGCCGTGGCTGTTCTGCAGTTGTTGCGGCGTCCCTCACTGATCCTGCGATTGGCCCAGATCATCACAGTCAGGGCGCGTGCCAAGGCGGCTGGGGACGGCGCGCGCAAGGCCAGTAAGCAGGCGGTGGAGGTGGTGCATCTTGTTGGCCCCAACGGCGTCATGCCCAAGTGTGTTAGCGGTCGTTGCATGGAGGTTCCGGATCCAGTCGCAGACGTTGGATACAGTGATCTCTGGGCAGAACTGTGTCAGCTGGCATCTCGCACCACGCTGACACTTACCTATGGCGATGCGGCTGGGCTGTCAGCGGCCTGGCGGGTTCCCGCCGCGGTGCATATACTTGCGCGCTGCAATGTGGCGTCAGAGCTGCCACCTCCGCCACAGGTGATTGGTGATGACTAG
- a CDS encoding AAA family ATPase: MFTHQDLAKMQAQSLKMQSWIRQQTFSPKMEKTLRRFSSWEVAELIFKVNQSTLRGRLAADPSLPQGHVEEDGRQRWYSLEEINELRRRLKVNRKSLMPERPAGKRALRVAISNFKGGAGKSTVALHFAHAAALDGYRVLCVDFDPQATLSHSMGLSDVTEDYTVWGIMARDLVRETERMNASARGAESGAALPERRLPEAITGMGLQDLRISDFVKQTSWPTIDVIPSCANAAFVEFASAQYRHLNPEWSFFAAVSRYLDQLPSDDYDMMIFDCPPAIGYQSMNAVFAADMLYIPSGPGYWEYDSTTSFIGQLSEALEDLSAFNGVVPAGTFSLPKVFQEVRFLLTRYESGNDLHRAMRDAFVNVFGERMTEHPIEMTRAVEQSGRFLSSIYEIDYRDMTRETWRRARASFDQAYVEFKANALTAWSQLEDEA, from the coding sequence ATGTTCACCCATCAAGACCTAGCGAAAATGCAGGCACAATCCCTAAAGATGCAGAGTTGGATCCGGCAGCAGACCTTCTCTCCCAAGATGGAGAAGACGCTGCGGCGGTTCTCCAGTTGGGAAGTTGCGGAGTTGATCTTTAAGGTCAATCAATCCACGCTGCGTGGCCGTCTGGCTGCGGACCCCAGCTTGCCTCAGGGCCATGTCGAAGAAGATGGTCGCCAGCGTTGGTACTCTCTGGAAGAGATCAACGAGCTGCGCCGCCGGCTGAAGGTAAACCGCAAGTCGCTGATGCCAGAACGCCCGGCGGGCAAACGCGCGCTGCGGGTTGCTATCTCAAATTTCAAAGGCGGTGCCGGCAAATCCACTGTTGCGCTGCACTTTGCCCACGCCGCCGCGTTGGATGGCTATCGCGTGCTTTGCGTTGATTTCGATCCGCAAGCGACACTATCGCATTCCATGGGGCTGAGTGATGTTACCGAGGACTACACGGTCTGGGGCATCATGGCACGGGATCTGGTGCGCGAAACCGAACGGATGAACGCCAGCGCCCGTGGTGCGGAATCAGGGGCTGCCCTGCCCGAACGTCGGCTGCCCGAAGCCATCACGGGTATGGGGTTGCAGGATCTGCGCATCAGCGATTTTGTAAAGCAGACCAGCTGGCCCACCATCGACGTGATCCCCAGCTGTGCCAACGCGGCCTTTGTCGAATTTGCCTCGGCGCAGTATCGCCATCTTAATCCTGAGTGGTCGTTCTTTGCAGCGGTGTCGCGCTACCTGGATCAACTTCCATCTGACGATTACGATATGATGATCTTCGACTGTCCGCCCGCGATTGGCTATCAATCGATGAATGCGGTTTTCGCGGCTGACATGCTCTATATCCCGTCCGGTCCGGGCTATTGGGAATACGACAGCACCACGTCGTTCATCGGCCAGCTCTCCGAAGCGTTGGAGGATTTGTCGGCGTTTAATGGTGTTGTCCCCGCAGGGACGTTCAGTCTGCCAAAAGTGTTCCAAGAGGTGCGTTTTCTGCTGACACGTTATGAATCTGGCAATGATCTACACAGGGCCATGCGCGATGCTTTCGTGAATGTCTTTGGCGAACGTATGACTGAACATCCAATTGAGATGACCCGCGCGGTCGAGCAATCCGGGCGGTTCCTCAGTTCCATCTACGAAATTGATTACCGCGATATGACAAGGGAAACTTGGCGACGGGCGCGGGCGTCCTTTGATCAGGCCTATGTCGAGTTTAAGGCCAATGCCCTGACCGCATGGTCCCAACTGGAGGATGAGGCATGA
- a CDS encoding ParB/RepB/Spo0J family partition protein — translation MSKRRVFDINFPSDPEPTAAAAPSPAASQQPVHAPETKSAIRSGEPRRGPMATAISENADALRTRAEVEQNIRAENDRLAHEFVRLKMLGLVVDRIPLDKISTSKLIRDRAVNRDPELGELTESIRDLGLSNPIRVEEDGDGYQLVQGFRRLSAYQALYDETGDDQYRLIPAGLVARGETLQGLYRRMVDENLVRRDISFAEMAQLALSYAQDPETDTGSVEDSVAVLYASAGRQKRSYIRHFAELLEIIGSDLCFAEAIPRALGLDLKKHLTEAPQAQEQLRAALRDRSFSNAEEELSVLRQVLKMSSATTSEASVSSRAGMAKTTLRCAVPAGTVRCLARDGRIEMAMERDFSAVDQKRLETAIAAFFEALDGD, via the coding sequence ATGAGCAAGCGTCGTGTTTTTGACATCAACTTTCCATCTGATCCTGAACCGACAGCGGCAGCGGCCCCCTCCCCTGCTGCATCACAGCAGCCTGTGCATGCGCCAGAAACCAAATCCGCGATCCGATCGGGCGAACCGCGTCGTGGTCCGATGGCAACCGCGATCAGCGAGAATGCCGACGCACTGCGTACGCGGGCCGAGGTGGAGCAGAATATTCGTGCCGAGAATGATCGGTTGGCGCATGAGTTTGTACGTCTCAAGATGCTTGGCCTTGTGGTGGACCGAATTCCGCTGGATAAGATTTCGACCAGTAAACTGATACGAGACCGGGCTGTTAACCGGGACCCGGAATTGGGTGAGTTGACGGAGTCCATTCGTGACCTTGGCCTGTCAAACCCGATCCGTGTCGAAGAGGACGGCGACGGCTACCAACTGGTCCAGGGGTTTCGCCGCCTCTCGGCCTATCAGGCACTATATGACGAGACAGGTGACGACCAATATCGGTTGATCCCGGCGGGTCTAGTAGCCCGAGGTGAGACGCTTCAGGGCCTATACAGACGAATGGTCGATGAAAACCTTGTGCGCCGGGATATCTCCTTTGCCGAAATGGCGCAGCTGGCGCTGTCTTATGCGCAGGATCCAGAAACGGATACCGGCTCTGTCGAAGACTCTGTTGCGGTGCTTTATGCCTCTGCCGGGCGTCAAAAGCGCAGCTATATTCGCCATTTCGCGGAGCTACTGGAAATCATCGGTTCCGACCTCTGCTTTGCCGAGGCTATTCCACGCGCTTTGGGTTTGGATTTGAAGAAACATCTTACAGAGGCACCTCAGGCGCAGGAACAATTACGGGCCGCGCTGCGTGATCGCAGTTTCTCGAACGCCGAGGAAGAGCTTTCAGTGCTGCGTCAGGTGTTGAAGATGTCATCGGCAACCACAAGCGAGGCGAGCGTGAGTAGTCGCGCTGGAATGGCAAAAACGACGCTGCGTTGTGCTGTCCCTGCAGGGACAGTGCGTTGTCTTGCACGCGACGGTCGGATCGAAATGGCGATGGAACGTGATTTTTCTGCCGTCGATCAAAAGCGACTTGAAACTGCGATAGCGGCCTTTTTTGAGGCTTTGGATGGCGATTGA
- a CDS encoding family 16 glycosylhydrolase: MTSTDTAQKTATPAVDLRVPGQVRDSDDWLVSTWNAGQSSDTKWSADNVQINDHGAVELHLTSDNGVGDRSFIGGEMQSEAAHETGSWSWTAQAPEMQDGTVFGMFLFQEDYQNDRWLEFDFEFVGANTSQVQLSIHMETDDGSRVRLADGPAGTLVVDLGFDAAKGMHVYEIELTGTSAIFRVDGQVLAELSGADMPGGLWYSGAVKSFADLWAVSEKQAGWAGSPDPDAPPLVAVIEDVSLPGQSVPQIPHFARELTGTDQAEDLFGGDGADLIHGGAGADQLVGNLGADHLYGNKGRDILRGKGGDDFLFGGHGKDKLTGGGGDDHLDGGIGRDQLRGGGGADVFIFSRGGPADRVSDFNLSHGDALDLTGFQLHGAEQLRWLDAERGRGTRDLLQVEGEDGWINVAVIDDKAEALSLDLLIAQDAILF; encoded by the coding sequence ATGACGTCTACCGACACCGCACAAAAGACAGCGACCCCGGCGGTGGATCTGCGGGTTCCAGGTCAGGTACGCGACAGCGACGATTGGTTGGTGTCAACGTGGAACGCGGGTCAGTCCAGCGACACCAAATGGTCTGCCGACAATGTTCAAATCAATGATCATGGTGCGGTGGAGCTTCATCTGACCTCGGACAATGGCGTGGGTGATCGCAGCTTTATCGGCGGCGAAATGCAGTCTGAAGCGGCCCATGAAACGGGCAGCTGGAGTTGGACGGCTCAAGCCCCGGAGATGCAGGACGGCACGGTCTTTGGCATGTTCCTCTTTCAGGAGGACTATCAGAATGATCGTTGGTTGGAGTTTGATTTTGAATTTGTAGGTGCCAATACCAGCCAGGTGCAGCTGAGTATCCACATGGAGACGGATGACGGCAGCCGTGTTCGATTGGCTGATGGCCCCGCGGGGACACTGGTGGTTGATCTCGGTTTTGATGCGGCGAAGGGGATGCATGTCTATGAAATCGAGCTGACCGGAACCAGCGCGATCTTTCGCGTTGATGGTCAGGTGCTGGCAGAATTAAGCGGTGCCGATATGCCAGGGGGGCTTTGGTATTCTGGTGCAGTGAAGAGTTTCGCCGATCTCTGGGCGGTGTCTGAGAAACAGGCAGGATGGGCGGGCTCACCGGATCCCGACGCGCCACCATTGGTCGCGGTGATTGAAGATGTGTCCCTGCCGGGACAGTCCGTTCCGCAGATACCTCATTTCGCAAGAGAGCTGACCGGTACGGATCAAGCCGAAGACCTGTTTGGTGGTGATGGCGCCGATCTGATCCATGGTGGAGCCGGGGCAGATCAGCTGGTTGGAAACTTGGGCGCGGATCACCTATACGGCAACAAAGGGCGGGATATCCTACGGGGTAAAGGTGGGGACGACTTTCTATTCGGCGGGCATGGCAAGGACAAGCTGACGGGTGGCGGTGGCGATGACCATCTAGATGGCGGCATTGGCCGTGACCAGCTTCGTGGCGGGGGCGGTGCGGATGTGTTCATTTTTAGCAGGGGCGGGCCTGCCGACCGGGTCAGCGATTTTAACCTGTCCCACGGGGACGCGCTAGATCTGACGGGATTTCAACTGCACGGTGCCGAGCAGCTCCGCTGGCTGGACGCAGAGCGAGGACGTGGGACACGTGATTTATTGCAGGTCGAAGGCGAGGATGGTTGGATCAATGTTGCGGTGATTGACGACAAGGCAGAGGCGCTAAGTCTGGATCTGCTGATCGCTCAGGATGCAATTCTTTTCTAG
- a CDS encoding glycosyltransferase family 2 protein, with product MTSAKRPMISVIMANRNAAAHLPLAIRAILAQSLTDLELIIIDDASQDNSWDVIAAAATADPRVLAQRRETPGGPAVARNQALAMARGEWLAICDSDDSQHPHRLEAMLAAAEDLGADLVADDLILFSDQPMARAETILGSHAPQAPRLLTLRDVMLSGVDPKGITHIGYLKPLIRNRFLGDHRYDTSLRIGEDHDLYLRLVLAGAQMWVLPMAAYLYRRHPASISYRNVPRDLTAQIQALDALAARVNNDDMPSLAAVRRQALRRRHAQLKFAKDVREDRLMAALIRGLRRPDFLPWLVSVLCNRLEQRMQAAMSRLWRRPEHWQLNADDADRADDITIPVGAAGEVDLSAKAAPRWARLCAEVSRREIHLQVSGSLGTSAVWMLPGASVTISGEAAVATETGVRSTNSPESGLVDRKGVAVSEPLDPRSGIGSWATTGERDDTDG from the coding sequence ATGACTAGCGCCAAGCGGCCAATGATCTCGGTCATTATGGCAAATCGAAACGCGGCCGCGCATCTGCCCTTGGCGATCCGCGCCATATTGGCGCAGAGTCTGACGGATCTGGAGCTGATCATCATTGACGACGCGTCACAGGACAACAGCTGGGACGTGATTGCAGCGGCTGCGACGGCTGATCCGCGTGTTCTGGCGCAGCGGCGGGAGACACCCGGTGGCCCGGCAGTTGCCCGCAACCAAGCACTGGCAATGGCGCGGGGAGAGTGGTTGGCGATTTGCGACAGCGATGACAGCCAACACCCCCATCGACTGGAGGCGATGTTGGCTGCGGCCGAGGATTTGGGCGCTGATCTGGTTGCAGATGACCTGATCCTGTTTTCGGATCAGCCTATGGCGCGGGCTGAGACGATATTGGGTTCGCACGCCCCGCAGGCACCGCGTCTTCTGACCCTGCGCGATGTCATGTTGAGCGGTGTGGATCCGAAAGGGATCACGCATATCGGATATTTGAAGCCATTGATCCGGAATAGATTTCTGGGAGATCACCGTTATGATACCTCGTTACGAATTGGCGAGGATCACGACCTTTATCTGAGGCTTGTACTGGCTGGCGCGCAGATGTGGGTGCTGCCAATGGCGGCCTATCTTTATCGACGGCATCCGGCGTCGATATCATACCGCAATGTGCCGAGAGACCTTACGGCGCAGATTCAGGCGCTAGACGCGCTGGCTGCGCGGGTCAACAACGATGATATGCCGTCGTTAGCGGCCGTTCGGCGGCAGGCATTACGACGTCGGCACGCGCAGTTGAAATTTGCCAAGGATGTGCGAGAGGACCGCCTCATGGCTGCGCTGATACGAGGGCTGCGGCGGCCGGATTTTCTACCTTGGCTGGTATCGGTCCTGTGCAATCGCTTGGAGCAGAGAATGCAGGCTGCGATGTCTCGCCTTTGGCGCAGGCCAGAACACTGGCAGTTAAATGCAGATGACGCGGATAGGGCAGATGATATCACAATTCCTGTTGGTGCAGCTGGCGAAGTCGACCTCAGCGCCAAGGCAGCGCCACGCTGGGCGCGGCTTTGTGCTGAGGTGTCTCGCAGGGAAATCCATTTGCAGGTATCGGGTTCTCTCGGGACCTCAGCCGTTTGGATGTTACCCGGCGCTAGCGTTACGATATCGGGTGAAGCCGCTGTTGCCACGGAGACGGGCGTGCGCAGCACGAATTCACCAGAGTCTGGATTGGTGGATAGGAAGGGGGTAGCCGTAAGTGAACCCTTGGATCCGAGATCTGGCATCGGGTCATGGGCCACGACGGGGGAACGAGATGACACTGACGGTTGA